AATCCGCCCTCATAGTTGATGAGCCAGTCGCCCACGGTCCACCGCGCGCGCGAATCCTTCACGTCAAATAGCCGCCAGATCGTCAAAACAAAAAGAACAGCGAGATAAGGATTCAAGAGGCGATGATAGGTCCGTGCGCATCCGGCATATTCCATCTTTTGTCTTCCTAAAAATGGATTTGCAGTAAACAAAGCCTTCCGCATCGAAGGCCGCCGCAGCCTTAGCTCTGCGGCAAAGCCGTAATCATCCTCTCCCCGGGGCCCGTCGGGAATGTCGAACTCAATCACTGGCTTCGCGGCTTGATCCCTATGATCTTACTGCCGCTAACGATACGTAGCCACAAATCATTGGTTGCGCCCATAAACTCTCGTCGTGCATCATCTCTATGGCGGTGCTTGTCACGATGCGCTTCCCGGAAGGTCACACAGATGTTCTCGATATCCCGAAACCACACTACCGGCATTGCCACTCTTTGCCTCTTCGGCCTCGTACTTGGCGCAGCCGGTCATGTGCTTGCACAGTTTTCTGCAGCACCTACAGTCAATAAGCACCTCTACTCCGAGACCGCCAACGCCAGTGCCGACATCGCCGCCGCAATGGTCGCCGCCCGCCGCGAGCACAAACGCATCATCCTCGACTTCGGAGCGAACTGGTGCGGCGACTGCCAGGTTCTGGACTTCTACTACCGCCAGAGTCCCAATGCGGAGATCCTCGCCAAGCACTTCCTTGTTGTGCACATCGATACCGGCCATGTAGACCACAACGTCGATGTGGCAAGGAAGTATCATGTTCCCATCGCTCATGGCATTCCTTCTCTCGCTGTCATCGACGCTCACGGCAACCTCCTCTACGCCGAACACGAGAAGGAGTTCGAGCACACCAGCGTTGAAGCCGTCACCGCTTTCCTCAACCGGTGGAAGGCGTAGTCCGTCTCCTTCGTCTCCCGGACTGCTCCTATGAGAAGACTCCTGCGTCTCCCCAGGATCCTTCATGGAACGCTGCTTCGGGCTATGAGGCACGACAGCCTCAACCTCGCCCAGTCCACAGCCTACTCGGCGATGGTGGCCCTCTTTCCAGCCCTCATCGTCGCCGCCGCTTTTATCAGCATGGTTCCCGACACAACTCCCCTACGCTTCCAGTTGGCGCTCTTCTTCGACCGCATTCTCCCACCAGACGTCAGCCCCCTGCTGCAAAGTTACTTTGTCACCTCCCCGCAGACCATCCGTTCCACCCATGCCGTGGGGGTTGCAGCCTTCGTCAGCCTCATCGGCGCCTCCAGCGTTCTGGCCACCATCATGGAGGGCCTGCGCCGTGCAAACGACCTTCCATTCGACTGCTGGACCTTCTGGCAGCGTCGCTTGCGAGCAATCATTTTGGTCCCGCTCTCGCTCATCCCATTCGTGCTCGCCAGCGTGCTGGTAGTCTTCGGTCACTTCATCACGACCTGGCTCGCCCTGCACATCACGCCCTCCGCCCGTACCCCGGTCTATATCCTTGCTCTGCTCATCCGGTGGAGCGTCGCGCTTACCGGCAGCATCGGCGTCACCGCGCTCATCTATCACATGGGAACTCCCATGCAGCAGTCCTGGAAGCGTACCCTCCCCGGGGCCTTCGTCTCAACGACCATGTGGTTTCTTGCCACTGTCGTCTTTGGCTGGTACGTCACACGCTTCGCCAACTACTCGCAGGTCTACGGCTCGCTCGGCGCTGGCATAGCCCTTCTCTTCTGGCTCTACATCATCTCGCTCTGTGTTCTGTGCGGAGCCGAGTTCAACGCCGAGTTCCACTCCCGCTTTTTCCACCCGCATCCATCTCATTCCGAGCCCGCGCCCCCAAACACCCTTCTGCCCGGTTAGAATTGCCACGGCAGTTAAAACTCACTGGTCATACCATCATGCTTTCGCGATGGTGAGAAAGTTTCCGCAAGCGACCCATGAAGAAATCTTTGAAATCAATGCCCAACGTTGCCCCCTTTGCCGCAATGGAGCGTGGTCGCCGCGCCAAGATCGTCGCTACCCTGGGCCCCGCCTCCAGTACGCCGGAGATATTTCGCCAGCTTGTCCGCGCTGGACTCGACGTCGCACGCCTGAACTTCTCTCACGGCACCCACGAGCAAAAGACAGAACTCATTCGCATGGTCCGCAAGATCTCGAAGGAGGAGGGCAAGCCCATCTGCATCCTCGCCGACCTGCAGGGGCCAAAGATTCGCACCGGCAAGCTCAAAGGCCATAAGCCCGTGCAGCTTATCGCCGGCAAACGCCTCACCATCACTCCGCGAGAGATCGAAGGCACCGCCGCTCTGGTCGGCACCACTTTTAAGACGCTCGCGGAAAACCTCGAGCCCGGCTCCCGCATCCTGCTCTCCGACGGCCTCATCGAACTGCGCGTCGAGACGGTTAAAGGCGTAGACGTCACCTGCGAGATCATCAACGGAGGTATGCTAGGCGAAAACAAGGGCATCAACCTGCCCGGCATCGCCGTCAACGTCCCCTCCCTCACCGAGAAGGACGAAGAGGACCTCATCTTCGCCATCGGTCAAGGTGTGGATACCGTCGCCGTCTCCTTCGTTCGCACCGCCGACGATGTGCGTCACGTGAAGAATCGTTTGGCCGCTCTTAAATCCGACGCATGGGTCGTCGCCAAGCTCGAAAAGCCGCAGGCCATCGAGCACCTCGACAGCATTCTCGAGGTCACCGATGCCATCATGGTCGCCCGCGGCGATCTGGGGGTAGAGGTCCCACCAGAAAAGGTTCCGGCAATTCAGAAGCACATCATTCGTCGTGCCGCTGAGTTCCGCAAACCCGTCATCACCGCTACTCAAATGCTCGAGTCGATGATCGACAATCCGCGCCCCACCCGCGCCGAAGCTTCAGACGTAGCCAACGCCATCTACGACGGCACTGACTCCGTGATGCTCTCCGCCGAGAGCGCCGCAGGCAAGTACCCCGTAGAAGCCGTTGCCATGATGGCCAAGATCATCACCGAGACTGAGCACCAGATTCGCCTCGATCCTCGCCCCGCCCTCGGCCATCACCCCAGCGTTCGCCTCTCCATCGCGGAGACTATCTGCGAGTGCATGTCCCACGCAGCCGACGACCTCGACGTAGCCGCTATTGCCATCTTCACCGAAAGCGGTATGACCGCACGGCTTCTCTCGAAGTACCACCCCGACCCACCCATCTTCGCGCTCTCGCCCTTCGAGAAGGTCATCAACCGCTGCATGCTTCTCTGGGGCACGTACCCTATCCTCTGCGCTCGCTTTCGCGATACGGACAAGCTAGTCGACATGGCCGAACAGATCCTGGAGACGCAAGGTCATGTTCACCAGCGTCAGATCGTCGGCATCGTCGCCGGTACAAGGACCAAATCCGGAGCCACCAACTTCATGCGGTTACATATGGTTGGGGATCGCGATACCGAGGTCTCCAGAGCGAGGGCCTCGAAAAAAAGAAAGTGACCCTAGGCCACGGGTGCTTTAGCCCTTAACGAACAAAAGCCACCTGCCATACGGTGGCTTTTGTTTGTCTGTACAAGGCTTAGGCCGTAAGACGGCGACGCATGAGACCAGCTACTCCCAGGATCCCCGTGCCCAGAAGGGCAAGCGTACCCGGCTCAGGAACCGGAGAGGTGGATGCGATCTTTTCTACGTCGATGTTGATGTATTCAGTGACATCCCAACTGCTCTTCGAAGGGTCCAGGTCGGCGACTTCAAATAAATTGAGGAAGCCACCCTGTCCAATATTGACCCTGTCTCCCCCACTCCCAAGCTGAAACGAGACCCCTTGGGTATCGAAGTTATAGGCTCCAAACAGGAAACCAGGGCTGTAGAGCAGGTTGTCGTTGTTATCAAAGGCGTTGACGCTGAGCAGTTTGCTGATGGCCTGATTATCAACGGTTCCCGATATATTGGAGATGGTGTAGACGCCGCTGCCGCTTGCGGACGCCGTGATGGTCCCCGATCCATTGAAAGCTGAGCCGGTGAAGTTGAAGGAGAACGTGTCTGCGTGAGCTGCTGACGCGCAAGCAACAGCCAGGGCAAGGATGCAAAGTCCAACAGTTCTAAGTCTCATAACACTCCATAAAGGCCGAAAGGAAGGCGCTTCCAAACCATTAGTTAGCATTCTGATAGCCACTTCAGAGGCCACCGAAAAGCCCGTAAAAGCTGGTCTTTTGAGCGCAAAGGTAAGAGTGTCATTTCGATTATGTGCAAATTTTTGCCGTGTAAAGTGGAAATAAAATTCTCAAGTAAGGAGATGACAATACCCTCTATCTCTTGATAGAAGTTCATTAGGCTCAAAAGTGGTCACGGTTTCACCACTCGCTTCGGAATTTTTTACCTGATCGGACGTCCAAGAGACACCTTCGATACGCCTCAACAACATCTCAAGACTGTTCCCCTTACAATCGAGCTATGGGCCGAATCCGCATTCTCTCCGATCTCGTGGCCAATCAAATCGCCGCCGGCGAAGTCGTCGAACGACCGGCCTCCGTCGTCAAAGAGCTCCTGGAAAACTCTCTCGACGCGCACGCTACCCGCATCCGAATTGAGGTCGAAGCCGGCGGCCGCAAGCTCATCCGCATCACCGACAACGGTCACGGCATGGTCCGCGACGACGCCCTCCTCGCCTTTGAGCGCCACGCCACCTCAAAGCTCCGCAGCGCCGACGACCTCCTCTCCATCTCCACCCTGGGCTTTCGTGGAGAAGCCCTGCCCTCGATCGCCAGCGTCTCCCGCCTCCAACTCGAGACCCGCGTCGCCGAAGAGTCCTCAGGCACCCTGGTCGAGATCGCAGGCGGCAATATACTCCGTGTTGAAGACGCTGGCCTTCCCGTTGGCACCACCATCACCCTCCGCGACCTCTTCTTCAACACCCCCGCCCGCCGAAAATTCCTCAAGTCCGAGCAGACCGAGCTCTCTCACATCGCCGCCCTCGTCACCCACTACGCCCTCGTCCACCCTACAAAACACATCGAGCTCCACTCCTCCACCCAGGCTCTCCTGGTCGCCCCAGCTGTCGCCAACGCTGCCGAACGCCTCTTCCAGATCTTCGGCAAAGACACCAGCAACTATATGCTCCCCACCACCGCCGAACTCGACTTCACCCGCGCCGGCCTCCCCGAGCTCCCGCCCTGGAAGCGCGAAGAAGACTACGTCGCACCGGATCCCGGCTTCCTCCGCATGACCGGCTTCGTCTCCAAGCCCGAACTGCAAAAGCTCAACCGCAACTCCATCTACGTCTTCGTCAACCAGCGCCTCATCCGCGACAAGCTCATCCTCCACGCGCTCTCCGAGGCCTACCGCAACATCCTTCCGCCCACCTCCTATCCGGTCGTCCTGCTCTATCTCGAGATGCCGCCGCAAGAGGTCGACGTCAACGTCCATCCAGCCAAGACCGAGGTCCGCTTCCGCCAGCCCAGCTTCGTGCACGACTTCGTCCGCGACACCATCCGAACCACGCTCATCCAGGCCCGTCCCGCCGCCAGTTTTGCCACAGCGCTCCAGAATGGCCCGCAAGGGATCTCAAGCTCTCTCCTTATCGACGTAAGCCCGCTCCCCGGCCCTCCAGGTGGCGGCGATGCTATTCCTCAGCCAGTCTTCGACCCCACGTATCCCCCATCCACCTTCGAAGAAGGTCACGCGATACCGCTGAGCGTCGAAGGGGAAGGTGCCCTCTATTTTTCGAATGGCTCCGAGTCTTCGAATTACTCCCAGACCGCGCAATGGGACAGTCCTACTTCAGCTGAAACCATAAAGTCCCCCACCTTCCACCTTGCTGCTCCCATAGTGCCACCCTCTCCCGGCCGCTTCGCCTTTTCGGGACACTCGATCCCCATCGGTTACGAATCCACCGACACCGAATCCATCTACGACGCAGCCTCACCCCAGCAAGCCGACACGCTCACTGCGCTCTCTACCCTCAAGCCGCTCGGTCAACTCCGCGACTCCTTCATCCTCGCCACCAACGAAGAGGGTCTCTGGATCATCGACCAGCATGTAGCTCATGAGCGCATCCTCTTCGAAAAAGTTCTCCGCGAGCGCGACACCGAACAGATCCAGCGCCAGCGCCTGCTCATGCCTCTGCTCATCGACCTCCTCCCCGCGCAGATGATCACCTTCGCCGAGATCGCCGAAGAACTGGAGCGCAACGGCTTCGAAGCCGAGCCTTTCGGCCCCAGGACTCTCACAGTCAAGGCCGCACCCATCGGTCTCGAGGGCCGCGAGCTTGAGCACCTCCTCGAAGAAGTCCTTGCCATCCCCGACCGCAATCGCCAGACCGAGAACTCCGAGGCCCGCCGTCGCCGTATCGCAGCCTCCATCGCCTGCCACGCCGCAATCAAGATCAATCAGCCCCTCGAACACTCAAAGATCGAATGGCTGCTCGACGCGCTGGGAAAGACCGAGCACCCCACAGCCTGCCCCCACGGCAGACCCATCGCTCTGCGGTACTCCTACAAGGACATTTCGAAGGCCTTCCAGCGCATCTGACTCTGTGAAGAATCCGCGAATATGTCGCACGGCGGCAACCATCTCTCCATGACTCTGCAACCAACTTGTATCAATCTTCGTTCCACTGGAGAGACCATTGCGCAAATTCATCGATAACTCCCGCATTTATTTCCGGTCAGCGTACATCGTCTGTTTTGCCTCCGCTCTCTTCGTCTCCCTTGCGGGCTGCAAATCAAGCTCCGGCGGCAGCGAAGCCCAGAGCGTCGAACTCAACGGTGCAGGAAGCACCTTCGTCTACCCCGTCATGTCCCGTTGGACGTCCTCTTTCTCCGGCGCCCACTCCAACGTCCGCATCAACTACCAATCCATCGGCTCCGGCGGCGGCGTTCAGCAAGTGAAAAACGGCACCGTCGACTTCGGCGCCTCCGACGCCGCGCTCAACGACGATCAGCTCAATGGCATGAAGCCGATGCTTCAAATCCCGGAGTCCGCCGGACCCGTCTGTATCACCTACTCTCTCCCCGGCCTCAACAAACCCATCCAGCTCTCCTCCGACGCCATCGCCGGCATCTTCCTCGGCAAGATCACCACCTGGCACGATCCCATCCTGGCCAAAGACAACCCCGGCGTCGCTCTGCCCAACACCAAGATCCTCGTCGCCCACCGCACCGATGGCAGCGGCACCACCAACGCCTTCACCACCTACCTCTCCGCCGTCAGTCCGGAGTGGCAGCAGAAGGTCGGCCAGGGCAACTCCGTCAACTGGCCCGTCGGCATGGGCGGAAAGGGAAGCGAGGGCGTTACCGGCCAGGTCCGTCAAACGCCCGGAGCCATCGGATACGTCGAACTCACCTTCGCCCAGCAGAACAAGCTACCCGTAGCCTCCATCAAGAATCTCGCTGGCAAATACATCCCGCCGGACACCTCCAGCACCACCGCCGCCATAGCAGCCTTCACCGATCAGCTCTCGAAAGACCCGCGCACCCCCATCGTCAACGCCCCCGCCTCCGCACCTGACGCCTATCCAATCTCCACCCTCACCTTCCTCATCATCCCGAAGGATGGCCCCGACGTTGTAAAGCGAACGGCCCTCAGAAACTTCGTCCAGTACGTCATCACCGACGGCCAAGCCGCCGCGGCCACACTCAACTACGCCCCACTTCCCGACGGCGTCAAAGACTACGACCGCCAACAACTCCAACAGATGACAGCAGCCGGCCAGCCAATCCCCTAACCAAGTCATCCCAGCCGTCTTATCCGCCAGAGAAAGCAAGGTGCGGATAAGACTGCTTTCTTACGCCACACAGAATCTTGGATTCCTTGATAGTGGGTCACTTTGGTAAACGACTGTTTGCCGAAAAGGGAGCTTTGCGGGAATCATTAGTCGTTACTATACAAAATGGCGTTTATGGGGAGGAACTCTCCAAGCCGATGCAATCCCTTTTAGTGGGTGCATTGGGCTGCTTCGAATCCGCGAGATCGATTGGGAAACTATGAAGACTGATTCTGCGAGATATAACCCCTCAGGAGCAGAGACAGAGCAATCCGGAGGCCTTCCCATATGTACTTCTGAGGTATTGCCCCCAGCTTCCCGCACATCTGCAACGAGTCTGTTGCCATCGCGAGCATCAGTCTGCATGCAACGGCTCTCTTGGTTTGGGGCATAGCGGGGGCATTCACCGAAAGAAACTCTTCCAAAGGCTGCATCGCCAATTGTTCAAGGGGCTGACAGTGTTCGCTCAAGTGACGCACAACTGCTGGAAACACCGGGTGCCGCTCGACCAGCAGGCGAAAATTTGTCGTATACCACTGGACGAATGCCTCCGTATCGACGCTGTAGGGTTTCGTCCTCATCTGCTCGGCCCAGTCTCTTTCGAGCGAAGTCCGCAATCGCACTACAAGGGCTTCAATGATCTGCTCCCTATTGGAGAAGAAGCGATACATTGAACCAACCGCAGAGCCTGAGCGGCTTGCGACGGCAGTGAGTGTCAAGCCGGATATGCCCTCGTCGATCAAGATCTTCTCGACAGCATCCAGAATCAGGTCGACCCTCAACTCGCCGCGCTTCTGCTGGGGACGAGCTCGTAATGTCGCGTTTGGCTTGTTCGCTCTCTTCTGCATCACCATTTCTTATTCTCGCGCGTTCGCTTGAGTTGACGAAATGCGAGTGATTCCTCTACTTTAACAAAATGCGAGGGTATCCTCGCTTTATAGGATTCTGAAAGGACGGCCTCTGGTGAAGTGGAAACAAGTTGTGAAGGGTTTTCTTTTGTTTGCGGGATTTCTCGCCGCAGTTGGCGTTGTTGGATACCTAATCGTTCCCTCATGGACGGTAACGGCGAGCACGGTGAGTAGCGCAAGCCCGCAACAGATATGGGCCTGGTATATAGATACCCCGGACGTTCCCCAATGGGATCATCTCGTCAAGCAGGTGATAGCGCACGGGCCGTTCGAGGTTAACACGCAAGGGGAAAACATTCCGTATTCGGGGCCAGTCATGCATTGGACTTTGACGCAAGTTACCGTCAACAAGTCCTACACCGAGACGTCTCGGCTACCGTTAGCCACATTGGAAGCGACACACGTCGTCTCTGTTCAGGACAACGTCACACACATCACGCACGGCATTACAGTGAATGGTCCGGCCGCGTGGGTGTATCGATTCTTGTTCCGCAAGCAGATTGACGATGGAATGCGCCAGGCGATCAACGATCTGGCGGCAGGTGCTCCCAACGGGCTACTCCACACAGGAGGTGGACGCTAATGCTCCGAGGCGGGAATCAGATTCTGATAACAGGCGGAGCGACAGGCATAGGCCTGGAGCTCGCAAAGCTATTCGTCGCAGACGGCAATCAGGTTGCCATTTGCGGACGTGATCGTGATCGGTTGGAAGCAGCAAACCACTCAGTTCCACAACTCCGAACAATCGTCGCCGACATAAGCAAGGAAGACGATCGACAGCGGTTGCGGGAGACGATGGATGCAGAGCTTCCCAATCTGAATGTGCTCATCAACAACGCCGGAACGTTGAAAGTCTGTGATTTGACCGATCCGGCGTATCTACTCCAACTGCAAAACGAGATTGCGACAAACTTCTTTGGCCCGCTGTCCCTCACAGCAATTTGCTTCCCCGACTTCAGGCTCAACCGAGCGCGGTGGTCGTAAACGTAACAACGGGCTATGTCTTCGTTCCCAGCGCAAGAACCGCACCGTACTCAGCGACAAAAACTGCTTCGCATGTAATGACCAAAGCACTTCGATATCAGCTACGGGATACAGGCATTCGAGTTGTAGAAGTGATGCCACCGGCAGTGGATACTCAAATGGCTTCGCACTACAAGGGCTCCAAGATGAGTGCGGAGCATGCGGCAAGATTTATCCATCGGCGACTGTTGAAGAATGAAACCGAGATCGTAGTAGGCCTCTCGCGTCTGCCTCAATTTCTCGGTAGAGCTTTCCCTGAACTCTCTTTCAGATTGCTGAACAATCTCGAATCGGATGAGAGCAAATGACGACAGACTTCAGTTGGATCGAGATCCGGTCCACCCCCGAGGGAATCGCAACGACGGCAGACGCCTCATAAAGGACGAGTTTGTAACGACAAGTCGGCTTCTGGGCAGTAGCAACCTGATTCCCTGAAACAGGATTTACAGGTAACTTGGCTACCCGGATTTCAATTTGACCCACTACCAATTCCTCACCCTTTCACGGAACACTCTCGCTTTGCGGTATTCTTAGAAGGACATACAAAAAGCATCTCAGCGCATCTAGCCGCTCATCGCTCGAATCCAATCTTTTAGTGTCATCCTTTTAGCCCAGGCTAAGGATATGTTGTAGCGCGAGCCCCGCTCCGCCCAGCAGGAAGGCAACACCCCCTTGAAAAGCCAGCCGAACCCAAGCACTCCCACGGCCGACCAGCTCGCCGCCGCCCGCCTCGCGCATTGGCATCAAAACACCGATCCCATCCTCACCATCAACATGCTCCGAGACTGGCTCAACGCCTCAGGCCTGGTCTTCTTCACGCCTCGCGCCGCACAGCTCCCCGCGCCCGCGCCATCCTTCGTCGAAGCCATCCTCGGCACCCCCAACGCAGCTCCCACCCTCGCCGACACGGACCAGTCCCGCAGCCTCCTCTCCCGACTCATCATTGACGGCGGCGCCATTCCCCTCAATCTCCTCGGTTCGCCCACCGGCACCGGCAGCGAGACCCCCGACTTCATCGTCTCCCCGCTCGCCTTCCCCTACATCTTCACCCTGCGCGGAGACAAAGCCTGGAAGCAGCCACCCACCACCAGCGGAACCACCAAGGTTTCTCCGCTTGCCCTCAACACCTACACCCTCCTTAGCGAGCGTGCAAAAGATCACGCCACCGGCATGAGCTCCTACGACCTCACCACCCAGCTCGGCAAAGAGGTCACCGAGACCGCCGTCCTCCGCTCCCTCACCGAGCTCTGGCAGCACCTCCGCGTCATCCCCGTCCCGCAGCCAGACGGAGCCGCCACCCTCTGGGAGCTCACCACCACCCGCTTCACCAAGCAGATCAAAGCCGGAGCTAACGCTGGACAGCCCACCGCCCTCTCGGCCCTCATCTCTCTCTACCTCGGCCAGGCCATCGTAGCCTCTGAAGAGGACATCGAAACCTTCCTCTCGCCCATCGCCGCCCGTTCGCGCATCCGCGACGTCGTCCACGCTCTCATCTCAGCACGTCAACTGGAGACCATCGCAGTAGAAGGCCGCACCGTCCTCCACGTCACCGGCGAACTTCCCGCCTTCCTCGCAATCGCCGCCCCCACACCGGACGACGTCGACTCCATCGCCGCCACCACTGAAGGCGACGGCACCGAATCCGTCGAGGAGACTGGCCGGATCAAGAAGTTCATCCCCAAGCCCCGCAAGGTCGGCACCGGATTTGTAACCAAACCTGGTCGCAGTTCGGAATCGTCGCCTTCCCCGCGCGAGCGCCGGCCCTTCACCCGCGAATCCAACCGTTCCGACCGCCCCAGCTTCACCAAGCCCTGGGAAGAAGAGAAGGCCGACCGCCTCGCAGCAGCAAAGTCCTCCTCAGAAGTCTCTGATGAAGGCGATAGCGTCGCAGCTCCTCGCACCTACGACCGCAAGCCCAGCTCCGACCGGGCAGGGAAGCGACCCTCCTTCGGTTCGAAACCATCCTTCGGCTCAAAGCCGTCATTTGGATCGAAGCCAGCCTTTGGGTCGAAGCCGTCGTTCGGCAGCCGCCCCAGTTTTGGCAGCAAGCCATCATTCGGCAGCAAGCCCCGCTATGACAGTGATCGACCCTCCGCGAGCGGCGACCGCCCCACCTACCGCCGCAGCGCAGACTCCACCGACAGCCGACCACCCCGCCGCGAATACACTCCGCGCCCCTACAACGATGCCTCAGCAGGCGAAGGCGACCGTCCCCGCAAGACCTTCTCTAAGCCAGGCACCTTCGGCCGCAAGCGCGAAGGCTTCGCCGGCAAGCCAAGCTTCGGTCGCGACAGCAGCGACTCCCGCCCGCCCCGCCGCGACTACGGCGACACTCGCCCCCCGCGCCGCGACTTCGCCCCCCGTCCTGACGCAGACTCCGGTGACGCTCGTCCTCCACGCCGTACCTACGGCGACAAGCCGAGTTTCGGAGCCAAGCCCAGCTTCGGTGGCCCACGCAAGCCAGGCAGCTTCTCCGCCCGCCCGCAACGCAGCTTCGACGGCGGCGACCGCACCAACGGCTTCGCCCCGCGCAAGAACTTCTCTCGTGACACCCCAGCCACCCGTGATTCCGAAGCCCGTCCCCGCCGCACAGAGGGCCGCGCCTCACGTCCCGACGGTCCCCCCTTCCGCAAGTTCGACGCCCCCCGCACCCCGCGTCCCAAGGGCGACTTCGAAGGCAAACCCAGCGGAGGCTTCGGCGAGAAAAAGCCCTACAGCAAAACCGGCAGCAGCTTCGGAGCCAAGAAGCCATATACCAAATCCAGCGGCAGCTTCGCCGGGAAATCGGCGTCTGGCAGCTTTGCCGGCAAGAAGTCCTATAGCAAATCCGCCGCCGGAATCGGCAAACCCGCCAGCACCTTCGATAAGTTCAAGGGCAACAAGAAGCCCTTTGGCAATCGGCCTCCCGCCCGTAAGTTCAAACGTGAGGAAGGGGAATAAGCCGGATGACGCAGCCGCACGAGGACTCCGCACCCGCAACGCC
The nucleotide sequence above comes from Tunturibacter empetritectus. Encoded proteins:
- a CDS encoding thioredoxin family protein — translated: MFSISRNHTTGIATLCLFGLVLGAAGHVLAQFSAAPTVNKHLYSETANASADIAAAMVAARREHKRIILDFGANWCGDCQVLDFYYRQSPNAEILAKHFLVVHIDTGHVDHNVDVARKYHVPIAHGIPSLAVIDAHGNLLYAEHEKEFEHTSVEAVTAFLNRWKA
- a CDS encoding YihY/virulence factor BrkB family protein, which gives rise to MRHDSLNLAQSTAYSAMVALFPALIVAAAFISMVPDTTPLRFQLALFFDRILPPDVSPLLQSYFVTSPQTIRSTHAVGVAAFVSLIGASSVLATIMEGLRRANDLPFDCWTFWQRRLRAIILVPLSLIPFVLASVLVVFGHFITTWLALHITPSARTPVYILALLIRWSVALTGSIGVTALIYHMGTPMQQSWKRTLPGAFVSTTMWFLATVVFGWYVTRFANYSQVYGSLGAGIALLFWLYIISLCVLCGAEFNAEFHSRFFHPHPSHSEPAPPNTLLPG
- the pyk gene encoding pyruvate kinase, yielding MERGRRAKIVATLGPASSTPEIFRQLVRAGLDVARLNFSHGTHEQKTELIRMVRKISKEEGKPICILADLQGPKIRTGKLKGHKPVQLIAGKRLTITPREIEGTAALVGTTFKTLAENLEPGSRILLSDGLIELRVETVKGVDVTCEIINGGMLGENKGINLPGIAVNVPSLTEKDEEDLIFAIGQGVDTVAVSFVRTADDVRHVKNRLAALKSDAWVVAKLEKPQAIEHLDSILEVTDAIMVARGDLGVEVPPEKVPAIQKHIIRRAAEFRKPVITATQMLESMIDNPRPTRAEASDVANAIYDGTDSVMLSAESAAGKYPVEAVAMMAKIITETEHQIRLDPRPALGHHPSVRLSIAETICECMSHAADDLDVAAIAIFTESGMTARLLSKYHPDPPIFALSPFEKVINRCMLLWGTYPILCARFRDTDKLVDMAEQILETQGHVHQRQIVGIVAGTRTKSGATNFMRLHMVGDRDTEVSRARASKKRK
- a CDS encoding PEP-CTERM sorting domain-containing protein, yielding MRLRTVGLCILALAVACASAAHADTFSFNFTGSAFNGSGTITASASGSGVYTISNISGTVDNQAISKLLSVNAFDNNDNLLYSPGFLFGAYNFDTQGVSFQLGSGGDRVNIGQGGFLNLFEVADLDPSKSSWDVTEYINIDVEKIASTSPVPEPGTLALLGTGILGVAGLMRRRLTA
- the mutL gene encoding DNA mismatch repair endonuclease MutL, whose amino-acid sequence is MGRIRILSDLVANQIAAGEVVERPASVVKELLENSLDAHATRIRIEVEAGGRKLIRITDNGHGMVRDDALLAFERHATSKLRSADDLLSISTLGFRGEALPSIASVSRLQLETRVAEESSGTLVEIAGGNILRVEDAGLPVGTTITLRDLFFNTPARRKFLKSEQTELSHIAALVTHYALVHPTKHIELHSSTQALLVAPAVANAAERLFQIFGKDTSNYMLPTTAELDFTRAGLPELPPWKREEDYVAPDPGFLRMTGFVSKPELQKLNRNSIYVFVNQRLIRDKLILHALSEAYRNILPPTSYPVVLLYLEMPPQEVDVNVHPAKTEVRFRQPSFVHDFVRDTIRTTLIQARPAASFATALQNGPQGISSSLLIDVSPLPGPPGGGDAIPQPVFDPTYPPSTFEEGHAIPLSVEGEGALYFSNGSESSNYSQTAQWDSPTSAETIKSPTFHLAAPIVPPSPGRFAFSGHSIPIGYESTDTESIYDAASPQQADTLTALSTLKPLGQLRDSFILATNEEGLWIIDQHVAHERILFEKVLRERDTEQIQRQRLLMPLLIDLLPAQMITFAEIAEELERNGFEAEPFGPRTLTVKAAPIGLEGRELEHLLEEVLAIPDRNRQTENSEARRRRIAASIACHAAIKINQPLEHSKIEWLLDALGKTEHPTACPHGRPIALRYSYKDISKAFQRI
- the pstS gene encoding phosphate ABC transporter substrate-binding protein PstS, with the protein product MRKFIDNSRIYFRSAYIVCFASALFVSLAGCKSSSGGSEAQSVELNGAGSTFVYPVMSRWTSSFSGAHSNVRINYQSIGSGGGVQQVKNGTVDFGASDAALNDDQLNGMKPMLQIPESAGPVCITYSLPGLNKPIQLSSDAIAGIFLGKITTWHDPILAKDNPGVALPNTKILVAHRTDGSGTTNAFTTYLSAVSPEWQQKVGQGNSVNWPVGMGGKGSEGVTGQVRQTPGAIGYVELTFAQQNKLPVASIKNLAGKYIPPDTSSTTAAIAAFTDQLSKDPRTPIVNAPASAPDAYPISTLTFLIIPKDGPDVVKRTALRNFVQYVITDGQAAAATLNYAPLPDGVKDYDRQQLQQMTAAGQPIP
- a CDS encoding TetR/AcrR family transcriptional regulator; amino-acid sequence: MQKRANKPNATLRARPQQKRGELRVDLILDAVEKILIDEGISGLTLTAVASRSGSAVGSMYRFFSNREQIIEALVVRLRTSLERDWAEQMRTKPYSVDTEAFVQWYTTNFRLLVERHPVFPAVVRHLSEHCQPLEQLAMQPLEEFLSVNAPAMPQTKRAVACRLMLAMATDSLQMCGKLGAIPQKYIWEGLRIALSLLLRGYISQNQSS
- a CDS encoding SRPBCC family protein, producing the protein MKGFLLFAGFLAAVGVVGYLIVPSWTVTASTVSSASPQQIWAWYIDTPDVPQWDHLVKQVIAHGPFEVNTQGENIPYSGPVMHWTLTQVTVNKSYTETSRLPLATLEATHVVSVQDNVTHITHGITVNGPAAWVYRFLFRKQIDDGMRQAINDLAAGAPNGLLHTGGGR